In 'Nostoc azollae' 0708, the following are encoded in one genomic region:
- a CDS encoding APC family permease, which translates to MSLYPQIKKFFLGKSLPTSAHSEERLSNAAALAVLSSDALSSVAYATEEILLVLVAAGTSALGLSLPIAIAIIFLLGIVVLSYRQTIRAYPQGGGSYIVARENLGLYPGLVAGGSLMIDYILTVTVSISAGTAALISAIPVLQSHGVLLCLIFIFLLMLANLRGVKESGQIFMIPTYAFIGSIFLLIAIGLFKNSTGQVITEYPSLPVTEGLSLFLILRAFSAGCTALTGVEAISDGVLAFKPPEWKNARLTLLYLGVILGLMFVGISYLANTYHIVPEEGQTVVSLLGRVILGTGPFYYFVQIVTLLVLLLAANTSYGDFPRLCYFLARDGFLPRQLSLLGDRLVYSNGIVLLSVCAGILVIIFKGQVNAVIPLYAVGVFTSFTLSQAGMVRHWFNEQTGSWHASALMNALGAITTFVVLIVIIYTKLLLGAWLVVVAIPLLVSLFALIHRHYQYVAQRLSIQGIAPRSYIPRPKPEFITHPAVVVVGQLNRGTVEALDYARTIADEIVAVHVDMGTTDREKLQKKWRHLESDIPLEIIGSPYRSVIEPIVNFVSQFEEHHPDVFTTIIIPAFVTRNWWDGILHNQTTLFLKNALKAKKSRVITTVRFYL; encoded by the coding sequence ATGTCCTTATACCCTCAGATTAAGAAATTTTTCCTTGGTAAATCCTTACCAACTAGCGCCCATAGTGAAGAGCGATTGAGTAATGCTGCTGCTTTAGCGGTTCTTTCTTCTGATGCTCTTTCCTCAGTTGCATATGCAACTGAGGAGATTTTGCTGGTTTTAGTAGCAGCAGGGACCAGTGCGCTTGGTTTGTCTCTACCGATCGCTATAGCAATTATTTTCCTACTGGGAATAGTTGTGCTGTCTTATCGTCAAACCATTCGCGCTTATCCTCAAGGTGGTGGTTCTTACATTGTCGCTAGAGAAAATCTGGGTTTGTATCCAGGTTTGGTGGCTGGTGGTTCGTTGATGATTGACTATATTTTGACTGTAACTGTCAGTATATCTGCGGGTACAGCAGCTTTGATATCAGCGATTCCTGTATTGCAATCTCATGGAGTTCTTCTGTGTTTGATTTTCATCTTTTTGTTAATGCTGGCAAATCTCAGGGGTGTGAAGGAATCAGGTCAAATCTTCATGATTCCTACTTATGCCTTTATTGGTAGTATTTTCTTGTTGATTGCCATTGGTTTGTTTAAAAATAGCACTGGGCAAGTTATTACAGAATATCCCTCTCTTCCTGTTACTGAAGGATTGAGTTTGTTTCTCATTTTACGAGCCTTTTCTGCTGGATGTACAGCACTGACGGGAGTAGAAGCAATATCTGATGGGGTGTTAGCTTTTAAACCTCCAGAATGGAAAAATGCTCGCCTAACTTTGTTATATTTGGGAGTAATTTTGGGACTGATGTTTGTGGGTATCAGTTACTTAGCAAACACTTATCATATTGTTCCCGAAGAGGGACAAACGGTGGTTTCTCTGTTGGGTAGAGTAATTTTAGGGACTGGGCCATTTTACTATTTTGTGCAAATTGTGACTTTGTTGGTTTTGCTGTTAGCTGCTAATACTAGCTATGGAGATTTCCCTAGGCTTTGTTACTTCTTGGCACGAGATGGATTTTTACCACGCCAGTTGTCTCTATTGGGCGATCGCTTGGTTTACTCTAATGGTATTGTTCTCCTCAGTGTCTGTGCGGGGATTTTAGTAATTATCTTTAAAGGACAAGTTAACGCAGTTATTCCTCTCTATGCAGTTGGTGTATTTACTTCCTTTACACTTTCCCAAGCAGGAATGGTACGCCACTGGTTTAATGAACAAACTGGGAGTTGGCATGCAAGTGCGCTGATGAATGCTTTGGGGGCGATCACCACCTTTGTGGTATTAATAGTAATTATTTATACTAAGCTTTTATTAGGTGCTTGGTTAGTAGTAGTAGCAATTCCTTTGTTAGTAAGTCTTTTTGCCCTTATTCATCGTCACTATCAATATGTAGCACAACGTCTCAGTATTCAGGGGATAGCACCACGAAGTTACATCCCTAGACCGAAACCTGAATTTATCACTCATCCTGCTGTCGTTGTAGTCGGACAACTGAACAGAGGAACAGTAGAAGCTTTAGATTATGCACGGACAATTGCGGACGAAATTGTAGCCGTTCACGTAGATATGGGTACAACAGACCGAGAAAAACTGCAAAAAAAATGGCGACATCTCGAATCAGATATTCCTTTGGAAATTATTGGCTCTCCTTATCGTTCTGTAATTGAACCAATTGTTAATTTTGTTAGCCAATTTGAAGAGCATCATCCAGATGTTTTCACAACTATCATCATTCCAGCTTTTGTAACACGCAATTGGTGGGATGGGATTCTACATAACCAAACGACTTTATTTTTAAAGAATGCTTTAAAAGCTAAGAAAAGTCGAGTTATAACCACTGTCAGATTTTATTTGTAA
- a CDS encoding winged helix-turn-helix domain-containing protein encodes MLSQLISKLESPQGFSSYRQIVEWLEQEWHVQVKYKTVYSLVPYKLGAKLKVPRPISSSQDEQAINL; translated from the coding sequence ATGCTATCACAACTAATATCAAAGTTAGAATCCCCCCAAGGGTTTAGCAGTTATAGGCAAATTGTGGAATGGCTAGAGCAAGAATGGCACGTCCAAGTCAAATACAAGACAGTTTACAGTTTAGTGCCCTACAAACTAGGGGCAAAGTTGAAAGTACCTCGACCCATCAGCTCATCACAAGATGAGCAAGCTATAAACCTTTAA
- a CDS encoding transposase: MITARGVKPVVRVQWPRKAFWLYGVVEPTSGWHFCQEYPHLNSENFQKFLDVLSQELGSDMALMQMDQASAHQALALSCPKNIIPIFQPSHSPQLNPMERLWQFIKRQFKGKSLSHLDQCVKEFNMN, encoded by the coding sequence GTGATTACGGCTCGTGGTGTTAAACCTGTAGTGAGGGTGCAGTGGCCACGAAAAGCATTTTGGCTTTATGGAGTTGTTGAACCCACCTCTGGATGGCATTTTTGTCAGGAATATCCTCATCTAAACAGTGAGAATTTTCAGAAATTCTTGGATGTCCTATCTCAAGAATTAGGTTCTGATATGGCATTAATGCAGATGGATCAAGCTTCTGCACACCAAGCTTTGGCACTGTCTTGCCCTAAAAATATTATTCCCATTTTTCAACCATCTCACTCTCCTCAACTTAACCCCATGGAGCGATTATGGCAGTTTATTAAACGTCAGTTCAAAGGTAAAAGTTTATCACATCTCGACCAATGCGTCAAGGAGTTCAACATGAATTAG
- a CDS encoding DUF1778 domain-containing protein — MDINIGPNPKLIARLEGRISSETKALFQKAADLERRTLTDFVIASVQSEALRVIERHQTLKLSIKDAEAFVDALTNPPKLNDALKAATLL; from the coding sequence ATGGATATAAATATTGGACCTAATCCAAAACTGATAGCGAGACTTGAAGGTCGTATTAGTTCAGAAACTAAAGCTCTGTTCCAGAAAGCAGCCGATCTAGAAAGACGCACCCTAACTGATTTTGTGATTGCCAGTGTTCAATCAGAGGCTTTGCGAGTCATCGAACGACACCAAACTCTCAAGCTAAGTATTAAAGATGCTGAAGCTTTTGTTGATGCTCTAACCAATCCTCCCAAGCTGAATGATGCCCTGAAGGCTGCTACACTACTATAA